The Syntrophorhabdales bacterium genomic sequence GTCGTACTGATTGAAATTACCTTTCAGGGGTAATTCGCCGACCGCATCCCTGACGAGGATCCGGTAACCCTTGCCGGCAGGTTTGATGTTGGTGATATGAAACGTCCCTTCCGAATCCGTGTAGCCGTACACTCCGCCAAAGGCCGTAAGCGGCATCACGAGGAGAAGGATCGATAGAAGTAAAACCAGACGCATAGGTGTTATTCTCTTAAAATTCGTGATTCTTGTCAAGTCGTTTAGCCTTTCCCTCCGGCTGCTAAACTAGTATAATTATCGTCCGATATGTCTGCAAACAAAGGTACCCTCTATGTGGTGGCCACCCCCATCGGAAATCTCAAGGATATCAGCGCGAGAGCGATCGAAGTGCTGCAAGAATCGGACCTCGTTGTCGCTGAGGACCGGGAGCGCGCGCTCAAGCTGTTGAGCCATCTGGATATACGAAAGCCCATACTAACCATAAACGCGTACAACGAGGAGCGAAAAGCCGACGCCATCGCGCGGCAAATAGCCACCGGCAAACAGTGTGTGCTGATTTCAGGTGCTGGCACCCCGTGCATTTCCGACCCGGGCAACATCGTTGTTCGAAAATGCCAGGACATGGGGGTCGATGTGAGAGCCGTGCCCGGACCCTCAGCAGTCATAGCCGCGCTTTCCATTTCTGGCTTATCCCCTGACCGGTTTTTCTTCTACGGTTTTCTTCCGCAGAAGAGGGGGAAAAAGAGAAAGATCATCGCGGAATTGCTTTCCAGGCCTTTCCCCGTCATCTTCTTTGAGTCCCCTAGAAGACTGGCCGACACGATCGAGCAGATAAGCGAACTGGCTCCGGACCGGGAAGTCGTTCTTGCGAAAGAAATGACAAAAATATACGAGGAACTTGTGCGTTCCCGCGCAGACCAGCTGACCGATTACATCCCGGAGGACATCAAAGGCGAGTACACCGTCATAGTCGCCGGCACAAAGTTCAGGAAAGACAGAGGACCCAGGTAAAAACTGCAACAAAGGCAGGGTAAAGCCCAAAACAAGGGTAAAGATGGAGAGCAGACAGGTGTCAGGTTCCTCTCCCTCAACCTTCGTTCTTGTTCTTGCCTCAACCTGCTTTTGCTTAGGCTTGTCGTGTGATGATATAGGTGGCCAATTCCGTCAGCGCCTCTTTGTAAGGCGAAGGAGAAAAAAGAGAAAGGAACCTTCTGGCTTTATCAACATGTTCTTCTGATACCTTTGATGTATATTCGAGCCCGCCATATTTTTCTATTATCTCTTTCACTTTCTGAAAATCTTTCTTGCTCGTTGTTTTCTTCTGCAGAGCTGTCGCTATGATCCCTCGCTCTGCGGCATCTGCAAATTGAAGGGCATGGATGAGCGGAAGCGTCACTTTGCCTTCTTTGAAGTCTATGCCTGTATTCTTGCCCAGCGTGGAATCGGTAGCAATATAATCGAGGAGATCATCCTTGAGCTGAAAAGCCATGCCGAGATGATAGCCGAATTCCCTAAGCGCCAGGCGTTTCTCTACCTCGACATCACCCAGAATGGCTCCTATTTCACAGGCTGCCGCCAGGAGTACGGCAGTCTTGTTATCTATGACCTCGTAATAGTCCTTTTCCGACGTGTTGATGTCCGACGTTCTGAGAAGTTCCATGATTTCGCCTTCTGCCAGCTTCGTCGTGGCATTCGCCATGACTTTCAGGATTTCCGCGTTCTGGGTCTGTACCATGAGGTCAAAAGATTTTGTGAACAGGAAATCGCCTACCAGCACGCTGGGTTCGTTTCCCCAGACCGTATTCGCCGTTTGGCGGCCCCTCCTGATTTTTGCATTGTCAACCACGTCATCGTGGAGAAGCGTGGCAGTGTGAATAAACTCGATGATGGCTGCGTAGGGAATATGCCGGTCATCCGTAGCGCCGCACATTTTGGCCGACAGAATGACGAGTGTGGGGCGTATTCTTTTCCCGCCCGATTTTACGATATGGTGAACAACCTCCTTGATGAAGGGCACCTTTGTTGTGAGTAGTCTATCAATAGACTGCTCCAGTTGGGCCAGGTCCTGACCTATGATATCGCTGATGTTCCCCATAATCCTCAGGCGTAGTAGGATGCTACTTCGTTACTATATTCACGATCCTCGTAAATGTAGAGGGGCGGCTCCACCTTCAGTTCGGTGCCTCCGCCTTTCATGCATTCGATCAAAAAAAGGTTGGCAGGCTCGCCAGCTCTGGGATGCACAAGCCTGAGGCGGCGAGGTTCGATTCGATGGGCTGAGGCGACGGAAGCAAGTTCTGCCAGCCTCTTTACAGGATAGATCAGATATAGCCGTCCCTTGGTATAAAGAAGGCGGGCAGAAACGGTAAAAAGGGAGTCTAAGTCAAGAGAGTATTCGTAGCGGGCCATGTGACGGGAACGTTGAGGGCTCTTTCGTCCACCCTGCTTCTTCACGTAGGGCGGATTTGCCACGACTACGTGAAACGGCCGGTCAATTTTTGTCATTACATTTTTGATGTCTCCGTGTAAGATGTGGAGATTCTCGCATTTGTTGAGGAGGACATTTTTTTTCGCGAGTTCGAAAAGATCTTTCTGAATTTCTACCCCCGTGATGCTGTTTCCGGGATAACGCTTTGACATATACACGGGTATGATACCACAGCCGGTGCCGATATCCAACATTCTTTCCTGCTTCTTCAAGACAACGAAATTCGACAACAGGATGGGGTCAATGGAGAATCGATAGGCTCCCTTTTTTTGTATAAAGATCAGTCGCCCATGGCAGAGGGGCGTCAGGGTCTCGTCGGGAGCCGGATGCTCAAGCATAGCTATAAAATACGAGACCCGTGAGTATCTTCGGAAAAAAGTAGGTTGATTTAGGCGGCATGTAGAGCGCATGATCGGCTACGTCCCTGACCTCTTCCACGGTAGTGGAAGGGACAAAGAGGGCAAAATCGTATGCGCCGCTTAAGACGAGCCCGGACGCCTCGGCAGCATCGTGAGGGAATGAAATCTCTTCCTCCTTCACACCGAACAGCCCCTTCAGAACGCCTGAATGTGCGATATTTACGTTGAGCTTTCTTAATGTCTCCGGGACAGCAACGTCCCTGAAGAACGGCTTTTCCTGGGAGAGGACATACAAGTGCGCCGTATCCTCTTTGCTAAAAAGGGCGAAGGAGGGATTTGTGCCTGAGAGGTCGCGGAGAGCGCTGGTGAGCGTTTCAGGACCCGTGAGCGCAACTTGTTTCACCCTGAAGATGCCCTTGACCGCATCCAGCAGGCTGCTGAGCCTATACCCGGATTCTGACCTGACTACTCTGTGATACGGCAGTATCACGATGCCTTCCGAATGCATATCAGTTAAATACATTGCTACGTAAGAAAGCCCAAGCTTGTAGGCGACGCTCAACCTGTGGTGACCGTCCGCAATATACAGCTTCTTGCCCTCCATGAGGGCGGTAAATTCGCCCAGATCCCTCTCACCCCTCACCCTGTAAAACCGATTCTGGATCGAGAGTTCATCGGTGAAGGAATAGATCAGTTCCTTGTCGGCAGAGGCAATCAGTCTCTCGATCTCTTTCTCTCTGTCTTCGTACAACGCAAACACCAGGCTGGTAAAGGTCTTAAGTCTCCGTATAAGCTTTTCCCTGTCTTCCCGTGCCGCCTTCCTCGTCTGCTCATGGGTGAGGATGCTGTCCGGGCTGAGCTTCACGAGGGGAATGAAGCCCCGCCGGGTGTGCGTTATGCCGTCGAGAACGAACTCCTGTTCGTAGACATAGGCTGTTTCCCTTTCGTCGACTTCCAGTACGTGATCGCTAACCCACGCTGCAAGCGTCCCCGCTGCTGCATCGTATTCGGATGTGGCAGACGTGGCCACCGGGACTTCAAGCCTGATAGCGTTGAAAGGACTTCGTTCATAATATATCTTGGGGTCCGGTATGATGTCGTAGGGAGGGCAGACGCATCGGCTGATATCGCCTATCGTTCGCCTGTTGTAAAGAAGCCCCTTAAAAGGCCGCACTAAAGGTTCATTCATAGAGGATGTATGTAACACAGGGGCTAATTGATGTCAATTATGGGGGGCTCGCGTCGCCCCCTCCTCGGGCAAAGCCCTCGGAGCCTCCCCCTCTCGCTCGCCGTGCTCGCTAGATAGAATTCCACAGTAGTGCTGGAAATCTATTACGGGGCTCGTGTCGCCCCCTCCTCGGGCAAAGCCCGACCCGCACACGGGTGCCCCGGCCTCCCCCTCTCGCTCGCCGTGCTCGCTAGATGGAATTCCATCCGGGGGGCTCGCGTCGCCCCATAAAATTGTACCGGTCATGCGCTCGTGTGGCACGGATCCGGGATTTAAGCAAACCCTCGTTGAAGCGATAATTACCATGTGATCGGTATCATTAGGCTCTCGCCAAAAGAAAAGGTCGGCAGGAGCTGTCCTAGACACCGCGCAGGGGGATAACGTGCGCACATCCTTGGGAAACCTTAATATGCAGCGGAAGGTACTGCTGCCGCCGCTGGTCGTGACGTTCTTCTTTGTCTTGTGCACGGTGCTCTCTTACAAGGGGCTTATTGCCCAGAAAAGGGCGATAGAGGATATTTTTGCGAGCCGCTTTCGCAGCTACCAGAGTGGTACTCAGGTCATCGGGGACATAGGACGTATTCACGCGAATCTCTATAGATCATTGAGCCTTGGCCCTGCCGGTTACAAAAAGACACAGGTGGAAGAATTCGCAAAGAGCCAGCTCGATGTCATCGACGAAACCTCTAAACTCATGCAGAAGTTGGCTGCTGAGAATGCCACGGACGCTGACGCGAAGGCCGAGTACCAGCTTGCCCTTGTGCGACTTGGTGAATACAGGAAGATTGCTTCCCAGGTTGCCGGTGCGGCAAGCATCGATAATCCGGCTGCTACCAAGGCTATGCTTGATGCGGAATCAAAATTCCAGCTGGTCGTGAAGACCCTCCAAGACCTCATGCGGCACGAATACGTCTTGAGCGAAAAGAGTTACCAGGCAGCCATGGCCGGAGCTAACTCCGTGTCTCAGGCGTTTGTGATTGTGGCAATCATCGCTTTTGCGGGTTCGCTTGTCATGAGCCTGTACGTGGCCAGAGTGCTGTTGGCGCCCATCAAAAAGGCTATCGCTATGATTGAACACATGACAAAAGGGGAATGGAATCTGACGAAGCGGCTCGATGTCGATACCAATGACGAGATTGGCACTCTTTCCCGATGGTTTAACACCTTCATTGGCGAGCTGCACGGGATAGTGAGCAAGATGTCTGAGGTTACAAACCTCCTGGCTTCGGCCGCGGCGGAACTCTCCATCGTCTCCCTGGAATCGGCGCAACGGGCGGAACGACAGAGCAGCGAGACGACGCAAATCGCTACCGCCATCGAAGAAATGAGCCAGGCGGTGACGGAAGTTGCGCGAAATTCGGAGGCAACATCCGGCTTGGCTACGAAGACGATAGAGGTTGCCGCAGAGGGGCGGAGAGTCGTCGCAAGCGTTCTTGAAGGTATGGGCCGGATCGAACAGTCAGTGAGAGAGGCGGGAACCGTGGTTGCGTCGCTCCGGAAGAATTCCGGCCAGATCGGGGACATCGTGGGGATCATCAATGATATCGCCGACCAGACAAACCTGCTCGCACTCAACGCTGCAATCGAAGCTGCCCGCGCGGGAGAAGCAGGACGAGGCTTTGCCGTCGTTGCGGCTGAAGTCCGGAAGCTCGCGGAACACACCACGAGCGCTACGAAACAGATTCGCGTGGTCATCGAGACGATGAGGACCGATACCGCTGTAGTAGTCTCGTCGATGGAGACGGGTACAAAAGAGGTTGCTCAGTGGGCTGAGCTGACGCATGGCGCTGCAAAAGCGCTGGATGACATCGTCGATATGGTGCGACAGGTCGGCCAGAAGATAAATGAGATCGCGATAGCTGCCGCAGAACAATCGGCGACTACTGACGAGATCGCCAGGAACACCGACTCTGTCTCCCGGCTTACCACAGAACTGGCTGCAGCATCAGAACAGTCGGCAGCGTCCGCTAATGAGCTCTCCAGGCTTGCGGAAGAATTAAAGTCGACAGTGGGACGGTTTACTACCTAGAGACGGGCTCAAGGAACAAGGCTCAAGGATTAAGGCCCCAGGAACAAGGATCAAGGAACAAGGAACAAGGCGCAAGGCAAGAAAGAGATGAAGAAGGCCGAGTGCAGCCAAAACTCGCCTTGAACCTTCTTCCTTGAACCTTACGCCTATTCTTAACAGATTCTCGGGAACTGGTCGCTGGCGAGTATTTCGATAACTCTCTTGATGCCGTAAGGGTTTCGCACAAAAACCCGGCCGGACCGCTCGGCCGTGACTCTACCGATCACCGCTGCAGCGCGGCCGTATACGTTGTTTCGCATGATATCGAGAAGACGCTCTGTCTCTTCTTTCGCAACCATCACTACAAGCTTCCCTTCATTTGCAAGGTAGAGAGGGTCGAGGCCCAGCATCTCGCACGCCCGATCTACGGGACCAGAGACGGGGATACTCTCTTCTTCGATCTCGATGCCGACCCGCGAACTCTTTGCTATCTCATTGAGCGTTGTAGCAAGCCCACCCCTGGTCGGATCCCTCATGGCGTGGATACCGGGACAGCCGGCGAGCATTTCCTGCACCAGTCCGTTCAGCGGGGCAGCATCACTTGTTGTAGAAGCCTTAAACTGAAGCCCCTGCCGTTGACTCAGGATCGTAATGCCGTGATCGCCTACAGTGCCGCTTACAATCACACTGTCTTGCGGCTTCGCGTTGCTCGCCGAAATGGTGACACCTCGCGCCAGCACTCCCACGCCTGATGTGTTTATGAAGAGTTTGTCTGCTGCATGTCTTTCCACAACTTTTGTGTCGCCACAGGCGATGCTGACCCCGGCCTCGTCTGCTGCTCTCGCCATCGAAGCGACGACTTTCTCTAGCTCATCGACAGGCAGGCCCTCTTCGATGATGAATCCTGCACTGAGGTAAAGAGGTCTGGCTCCCCTCATGGATAGATCATTTACCGTCCCGCAGACAGCTAGCCTGCCAATATCGCCACCGGGAAAGAAAATCGGCTTCACGACATAGCTGTCGGTAGTGAAGGCAAGCAGTGAGTCGGGAGACTCGAAAACGGCTGAATCTTCCAGCGGCGAGAGGACCGCATTGCCGAGATGGCGCAGAAAGACCTTTTCCACGAGCTCATGACTGAGCAGACCACCACTTCCGTGACCAAGCACTATTAGTTTTTCATCCATAGCATGAACCCGCTAGACAGAGGTGGTAGACAAGAATTTCTAATTCCTAAGCTCCAAATTCCAAACAATATCAAATGACCGAATATCAAAACGGTGAATAGGATGGTTTGGAACATTGGAATTTGGACATTGTTTAGGATTTCGATATTCGAATTTAGGATCTTATGCGGTGCCATTGATCATCCGTACTCATAATAGGCTGCGCATGTCCCCTCTGCCGATACCATACAAGGCCCGACCGGTTGCGCCGGGTTACAAGCCCGCCTGAAGAGAGGACACTCCGCAGGCTTCATGATGCCGCGTAAGATTTCTCCGCAGCGACAGCCTTCCTGCACGATTGTTTCTCCGGGATCAACTTGAAACACTTTTGCCGCATCGAAGGTTTGATACTCTGCTTTGAGGGTCAAACCGCTCTCCGGAATGACACCGAGGCCTCTCCATGCAGCCGCACCGGTCTCGAAAACCTGCTTCATCATCTCTTGCGCTGCGATATTGCCCAACGCAGTCACACTTCTCGGGTAGGTGTTGGTTACTTCTGCACGGCACGACTCGTGCTGTGCCGCTATTTCCGCGATTGCCCAGAGCACGTCTGTCGGTTCAAAGCCCGCGACCGCTGCAGGAATTGCATACGCGTCAGCAAGAAAATCCCACACGTGCCATCCGGTTACCGTGCTTACATGGCCGGGACAGAGAATACCACCAAGACTGAGCTCTTTCGCGTCCAGTATTGCCCGCATGGCGGGTGGTGTAAGCTTGTGCATGGAGTATACGTAGAAATTACTAAGGCCACGGCGTATTGCCTCCAAAACTGAGGCTGCAACCATGGGGGCCGTGGTTTCGAAACCCACACCCAGAAAGATGACTGGACGTTCCGGGTTCTTCTCAGCAAAGTCGACTGCATTGAGAGGAGAGTAAACGACCTCTACGGCAGCTCCGCTTGCAGACGCAGTTTGAAGGCTGCCGCTGCTTCCGGGAACCTTGAGAAGATCGCCGAACGTCGTTATGATTGCCTGGGGCACTCTTGCAAGCGCTATGGCATAGTCGATGTCGGCCTGGTCTGTTACGCAGACAGGACAGCCGGGACCGGAGAACATTTCGATGGTCGGCGGCAATAGTTCCCGAATGCCGTATCTACAGATGGCGTGTGTGTGAGTACCGCAGAACTCCATTATTCTTAATGGCGTACGGGATAAACCGGCGATGCGCTCCGTGAGTTTGCGAACCAATTCGGGGTCGCGGAAGGCTTTAATCGACTGCATCGGCTTGTGCCATGTGCCGGAGGAGCTCGAGGGTCTCTTCTGCTTCTTCTGCGTCGAGGACGCTTATGGCATAGCCCGCGTGCATGACCACGTAGTCGCCGACCTTTGCTTCCGGTGTAAAGAGAAGGCTTACGCGCGTGGCGACTCCGCCAAGATCGGCTTCGGCCATTGTCTCCTGGATGTTAGTAATGAGCGCGGGAACAGCAAGGCACATAGTTCTATACTATACGATACTTGGCAAGCTGGTACAACCGGGACGGTAGAGAACCCCCAAAATCCTGCTATCGAAATCCTAAACAATATCGAATGACCAAAATTCCAAATCCGCCCGGGCTCTTTCTTCCAATTTCTAACATTTGATATTTGAAGTTGTTTAGGATTTAGATATTCGATATTAGGATTTGCTTTACATCCGTGGGCCATCGCTGACGTGGGTACCCGGAAGCTATATGAATGAAGCCAGCATAGCATGAGCGATGGCAGCCTGGCCCAGGGAGATACCGCCGTCATTGCAGGGAACCTGATGGTGAAGCAGCACCTCAAGCCCGGCTTGGCGCAAAAGCGGCAGGGTCCTTCTCAGAAGCAGCCGGTTCTGGAAGCAGCCGCCGCTCAGGGCGACGCGGCAGATCCCGGTCTCTGCGGAGACGCGCGTAACCACGTCGCGTATAAGCCGAGCAATGGTTTCGTGAAATCGTAATCCTATCTCACTCGCAGGTACTCCGAAACCTAGATCCCCGATAATCCCCTCCAGGAGCGGCGAGAGGAGTACCTCCCAGGTGTCGCCACGCTTTGTCATGCCGTACGCGTAGCTCTGCGCGTCTCCTCTCTGCTCTGATACCATCTCAAGCTCAATCGCCGCCTGCCCTTCGAAGGTAATTCTCTTACGAATGTTAAGCAAGGCGCTTACCGCATCGAATAAGCGTCCGCACGAGGATGTCAAGGGTGTATTGATGCTCTGCTCTAACTGGTTGATGATGATGCGTTGCTCCTCCTCGCCGATGGCCCTGGCGAAAGGCAGGTCCGGCGCAGAGCCGAAGAGCCGGTGAAGGTATGCTACAGCGAGCCGGTACGGTCTTCTTATGGCGAGCTCGTTTCCCGGCATGGGAAGCGGCTCCATGTGTCCGACCCGTTCGAATCCATTGAAGCGCGAGACAATAAACTCTCCACCCCAAACAGTGCCGTCAGGAGAAAACCCCGAACCGTCAAACGCGACACCGATCACCGGTTCTGTTACGCCATTATCTATCATGCAGGAGGCGATGTGGGCATGATGGTGCTGCACGCCGACGACAGGTGTGCCCCTCTTCTGTTCGAGCGCATAGCGGGTGGAGAGATAGTCCGGATGGAGGTCGTGAGCAACCAGCTCAGGTTTTATTTTGAAGAGTTTTTTGTAGAGATCTATCGTTGCTGAAAAGTGTTCCAGGGTCTCAATGTTTTCAAGGTCCCCTATATGCTGGCTCACAAAGGCGTATTCGCCTCTCGTGACGCAGAAACTGCTCTTTTCCTGGGCGCCCACTGCCAAGAGAGGCGTGCCGTGATAGGGAAGCTTGACTGGGAAGGGCGCATAGCTTCTTGCTCTTCTCAGGGGCTGCGGTTTTTTTTGTGCGACCATATACACACTGTCGTCGTAGCGGGAATGGATGTCCCTGTCATGGAGAAGAAAATAGTCGGCAAGGCCCTTCAGCCGCTGTTTTGCCTCCTCGTTATCTTTTACTATAGGTTCTTCAGTGATGTTGCCGCTGGTCATTACAAGCGATCGGGAGAAATCAGAAAGAAGAAGAAGATGCAGAGGCGTGTAGGCCAGCATGACGCCGAGGTACCTGTTGCCCGGTGCCACATTTCGCACCAGCCGTGACTCCTGCCTCCAATCAAGAAGCACTATAGGGGCCTGGGGAGATGAGAGCAGTGCCGCCTCTTCGTGATCGTACACACACTCCCTGTTTACATCGTCCAGGCTCTTCATCATGACGGCAAAAGGTTTGTCGGGCCGATTCTTTTTATCCCTCAAGGTGCTGACCGCTGTTTGGCTGTAAGCGTCGCATGCCAGGTGAAAGCCCCCGAGTCCCTTGACTGCGATGATAGAACCTGCGTTGAGCAGGGAGGCGGCTTTTCTGATCGCGTCATCACACTCTATCCGTTCGCCTCTTTCGTTCTCCAGCCAGACCCTGGGTCCGCAGACCGGGCACGCATTCGGCTGCGCATGAAAACGGCGGTTGAGAGGATCCTCGTACTCTTTCCTGCAGCACTCACACATCTGGAACGCCGACATGGTTGTATTGTGGCGATCGTAGGGGATATCTGAGATGATCGTGAAGCGAGGGCCGCAATTGGTGCAGTTCGTAAACGGATAGCGGTATCTCCGGTTGCGCGGATCGAAGATCTCCGCGGCGCACTCATGGCAGATGGCGATGTCGGGCGAGATTAGCTGGTAGCCCTCATCCTGCTGGCTTTCCCTGATTTCAAAGGAGGTGTAGCCAGCGGAATGCGGCGTCGTGGTCCGCAGCCCTTCTATGTGCGCAAGGGGCGGAGCATCGCTCACCAGGCGGCCAAGGAACAGCTCTATTGACGCTTCTGTCCCCTCAACTTCTATCTCGACGCCACTGCTTGTGTTGAGAACCCAGCCGGTGAGGCCGCAGTCGTGAGCCAGTTTGAATACGAAGGGGCGGAAGCCGACGCCCTGGACAACGCCCCGGACAGAGATATGCCTCAGTTGGCGAGCTTCCGGAGCCACTCTATCCAACTATCCAGACCTTCTCCTGTCTTGCAGGAGACTTCGAATAGGGGTGCAGCCGCATTGACCGCATGCACGCCCTTCTTGAAGCGTCGCATATCAAAGTCGATGACGGGAAGCGTATCGATCTTGTTGAGCACAACTGCTGTGGCAGCGGAAAACATTCCCGGATACTTGTACGGCTTGTCATCTCCTTCTGGCACCGAAGCTACCACCACCTTTGCACTCTCTCCCAGCTTGAAATCTGCGGGGCAGACAAGGTTGCCTACATTTTCTACAAAGAGCAGGCGCGCACCTTTGAGGCTCAGTTTCTTGACAGCCTTCCGGATCATGGCAGCGTCGAGGTGGCATGCACCGCCGGTATTGATCTGGACGACCGGCACTCTCTTTGCTCCCACTTTTTCCGCATCGAAACTGGACGCAATATCTCCTTCTATCACCGCCACAGGCAGGCCAAGGAGATCTATTGTCTTGAGAATGAGGCTCGTCTTTCCTGCGCCCGGAGATGCCATGATGTTTATCGCGAGCACGCCGGCTGCATCGAAGAACTTCTTGTTCTCAAGGGCCATCTGGTCGTTGGCGTCAAGGATATTCTTAACTATCTTCACCTTCATCAATTATCCTCCACCTCGATACTTTCCACGTAGCACTCACGCCCTTGTATTACCTGGCCGCCAAGATTTCCGCAGCGAGGGCAGGCCCAATCCCCGTTGTCCATTTTAAATTCAAAGTCGCACTGGTTGCATCGAATCCGGGCCGGGACCCGCTGAAACGTCAGTGCAGCCCCTTTGACCGAGGTGTCTGCAGCCACCAGATCAAAACAGAAACGAACCGAGTCCTCGATTATCCCCGCGAGTTCCCCTATCACGATGGTAATATTCTTCACCTTGCGGTCAGGGGCCTCCTTGAGGACAATGTCAACTATGTTTTGCGTGATGGCCAATTCGTGCAAGAAACCGTCTGTTCTCCCGAAGAATTATAGCACTTGAGCAGACTACCGGCAACCGCCGCAAAGCGTCCACCTTGCATTTACAGGGTCATTATGATTATGTTTACACTACTGCTACAGCCGGGGCTTGGGACCATATAGATCATACTAAGAATGCCAATGAAGGAGGCGTGCCATGAAAGACATGACAAACTTGCACCTCAAAGTACAGGAACTCTGCGACTGCTACGCTCAGACTGATCCTCTAAAAGAAATGTCTCTGCTGAAAAACGACGCGGACAAAGAGGAAGCGGCCCTCAAGTGGATTGCGCTTGCCGTGCTTCATGGCGTAAACATGGGAGCAAAACAGATCTCGATCTCGAAGCAGGGCGCCTCGCTCAAGGTCATAGCGGAGTATAAGGATGCCGAGCTGCCGTCACCGGGATCAGATATCGGGAAGAAGGCGATCAAGGCCCTGAGAGAGATAACCCATATCGAAGGGAAGAAAGGTGAATTGCCCCTCGCCGTAGGAATCCGTGACAGCAGCCTTGAAATCAAAGTAAAGGTGAAGCAGGACGAGAAAGGTGAGATTGTTACATTGAAGTTCGGCAAATAGGAGTTCTTGTGAAGGTCGTTGTCTTCAACGGAAGCCCGAGAAAAGGTGGAAATACAGACGTACTCCTCGCCGAGGCGGAAAAGGCTGTGAGGGCTTCCGGCGGTTCGGATCGACTGGACAACGGGGGCGTCCCGGGTTCTGCCGGTCATGGAGTCCATGAATGGAGGCGCTTTGACCTCAACAGCATGAACATAAGGCCCTGCCAGGACTGCGGGGGCTGCGAAAAAACAGGGGAGTGCGTCATCAAGGATGACATGGTCCAGATACACCAGGCCATACGTGACGCTGATCGAATCATCCTTGCCTCTCCTGTTTTTTTCTTCGGTTTATCTGCACAGATCAAGACAGTAATTGATCGTTGCCAGTCTTTCTGGTGCGAAAAATATCTTCTGAAAAAGCCTATTCCAGGAGGGACCTGCGGAAGAAAAGGGCTTCTCCTCGTTGTTGGCGGAATGAAGAAGGAGATAGGCATCCAGTGTTCAGAAACGACTGCGCGGGCTTTCTTCAGGACGATCAGTGTTCCAGAAGACGAAACGTTGAGCTTTCTGGGTATTGACGAGAAGGGCGCCATAAACAAACATCCAACGGCGCTGAGCGACGCTTATCGCGCTGCGGAGCGACTTGTCGCTCTGGGAACCACGTAATACCTGGATTTCAAATCATTGATCAGCCATGGGAACGGAAAAAGAATTCAGCGCCATTAAAGATGTGCACATAGAGATTTGCCTTAGTCAGCCCGTGGAGTCTTCGCGAACCAACGGCCTCGAAGAGGTGACACTCACGGCGGGATTCCCGGATTTTTCTGCGAGCGAGATTGGGACCGGCACACATTTTCTGGGTAAGCCCGTCTCGCTGCCTCTGGTGATATCTCCGATAAC encodes the following:
- a CDS encoding polyprenyl synthetase family protein, coding for MGNISDIIGQDLAQLEQSIDRLLTTKVPFIKEVVHHIVKSGGKRIRPTLVILSAKMCGATDDRHIPYAAIIEFIHTATLLHDDVVDNAKIRRGRQTANTVWGNEPSVLVGDFLFTKSFDLMVQTQNAEILKVMANATTKLAEGEIMELLRTSDINTSEKDYYEVIDNKTAVLLAAACEIGAILGDVEVEKRLALREFGYHLGMAFQLKDDLLDYIATDSTLGKNTGIDFKEGKVTLPLIHALQFADAAERGIIATALQKKTTSKKDFQKVKEIIEKYGGLEYTSKVSEEHVDKARRFLSLFSPSPYKEALTELATYIITRQA
- a CDS encoding DUF1015 domain-containing protein, producing the protein MRPFKGLLYNRRTIGDISRCVCPPYDIIPDPKIYYERSPFNAIRLEVPVATSATSEYDAAAGTLAAWVSDHVLEVDERETAYVYEQEFVLDGITHTRRGFIPLVKLSPDSILTHEQTRKAAREDREKLIRRLKTFTSLVFALYEDREKEIERLIASADKELIYSFTDELSIQNRFYRVRGERDLGEFTALMEGKKLYIADGHHRLSVAYKLGLSYVAMYLTDMHSEGIVILPYHRVVRSESGYRLSSLLDAVKGIFRVKQVALTGPETLTSALRDLSGTNPSFALFSKEDTAHLYVLSQEKPFFRDVAVPETLRKLNVNIAHSGVLKGLFGVKEEEISFPHDAAEASGLVLSGAYDFALFVPSTTVEEVRDVADHALYMPPKSTYFFPKILTGLVFYSYA
- the rsmI gene encoding 16S rRNA (cytidine(1402)-2'-O)-methyltransferase; its protein translation is MSANKGTLYVVATPIGNLKDISARAIEVLQESDLVVAEDRERALKLLSHLDIRKPILTINAYNEERKADAIARQIATGKQCVLISGAGTPCISDPGNIVVRKCQDMGVDVRAVPGPSAVIAALSISGLSPDRFFFYGFLPQKRGKKRKIIAELLSRPFPVIFFESPRRLADTIEQISELAPDREVVLAKEMTKIYEELVRSRADQLTDYIPEDIKGEYTVIVAGTKFRKDRGPR
- a CDS encoding methyl-accepting chemotaxis protein; translation: MRTSLGNLNMQRKVLLPPLVVTFFFVLCTVLSYKGLIAQKRAIEDIFASRFRSYQSGTQVIGDIGRIHANLYRSLSLGPAGYKKTQVEEFAKSQLDVIDETSKLMQKLAAENATDADAKAEYQLALVRLGEYRKIASQVAGAASIDNPAATKAMLDAESKFQLVVKTLQDLMRHEYVLSEKSYQAAMAGANSVSQAFVIVAIIAFAGSLVMSLYVARVLLAPIKKAIAMIEHMTKGEWNLTKRLDVDTNDEIGTLSRWFNTFIGELHGIVSKMSEVTNLLASAAAELSIVSLESAQRAERQSSETTQIATAIEEMSQAVTEVARNSEATSGLATKTIEVAAEGRRVVASVLEGMGRIEQSVREAGTVVASLRKNSGQIGDIVGIINDIADQTNLLALNAAIEAARAGEAGRGFAVVAAEVRKLAEHTTSATKQIRVVIETMRTDTAVVVSSMETGTKEVAQWAELTHGAAKALDDIVDMVRQVGQKINEIAIAAAEQSATTDEIARNTDSVSRLTTELAAASEQSAASANELSRLAEELKSTVGRFTT
- the hypE gene encoding hydrogenase expression/formation protein HypE — its product is MDEKLIVLGHGSGGLLSHELVEKVFLRHLGNAVLSPLEDSAVFESPDSLLAFTTDSYVVKPIFFPGGDIGRLAVCGTVNDLSMRGARPLYLSAGFIIEEGLPVDELEKVVASMARAADEAGVSIACGDTKVVERHAADKLFINTSGVGVLARGVTISASNAKPQDSVIVSGTVGDHGITILSQRQGLQFKASTTSDAAPLNGLVQEMLAGCPGIHAMRDPTRGGLATTLNEIAKSSRVGIEIEEESIPVSGPVDRACEMLGLDPLYLANEGKLVVMVAKEETERLLDIMRNNVYGRAAAVIGRVTAERSGRVFVRNPYGIKRVIEILASDQFPRIC
- a CDS encoding methyltransferase codes for the protein MRSTCRLNQPTFFRRYSRVSYFIAMLEHPAPDETLTPLCHGRLIFIQKKGAYRFSIDPILLSNFVVLKKQERMLDIGTGCGIIPVYMSKRYPGNSITGVEIQKDLFELAKKNVLLNKCENLHILHGDIKNVMTKIDRPFHVVVANPPYVKKQGGRKSPQRSRHMARYEYSLDLDSLFTVSARLLYTKGRLYLIYPVKRLAELASVASAHRIEPRRLRLVHPRAGEPANLFLIECMKGGGTELKVEPPLYIYEDREYSNEVASYYA